Proteins encoded within one genomic window of bacterium:
- a CDS encoding aldo/keto reductase, with protein MDPDAPRPRSQHPLVLLALWIGAAWLSWELVAARVTWWLIGIDPARLSYAGVALTAAVLGAAAILTYRAISRALLARRLRGLAAAERQAALERRQFLARGVAGTAAIVGAAAVGGLGVARPYRRWRQPIEEIFRPEVEKTAPRVLPAWQGARVRAYRPLGRTGATVSDIALGTGAIEGENGEAIARDAIERGVTYFDTAPDYSGAGSEEAMGRAMKGHRDRMFVATKFCTPDGHLPAGSPVSAYMEAIEGSLRRLQTDHVDLVHIHACDEVERLLDPNAHEAFDRLKEQGKVRFLGVSTHTPDLEKVARAALASQRFDVMMLAYHHGIWANLDAIIHDAAAQGVGIVAMKTLKGARHQNLAAFRADAASYAQAAFRWVLSNPDVSCLVVSFFKPEHVDEYLYASGGRLDGHDLAVLGRYDQRIAGTYCHPHCGQCLDACPERIAINDVLRYRMYFEDYGREKEGMRRYAALARQADRCVTCPAPCEARCPVEIPIRARLLEADRLLRLT; from the coding sequence ATGGACCCCGACGCGCCGCGTCCCCGCTCGCAACACCCGCTGGTCCTGCTCGCGCTCTGGATCGGCGCGGCATGGCTCTCCTGGGAGCTGGTCGCGGCGCGGGTCACGTGGTGGTTGATCGGCATCGACCCGGCGCGCCTGTCGTACGCCGGGGTGGCGCTCACCGCCGCCGTCCTCGGCGCCGCGGCCATTCTCACCTACCGCGCCATCTCCCGGGCGCTCCTGGCGCGCAGGCTGCGCGGCCTCGCGGCGGCGGAGCGGCAGGCGGCGCTCGAACGCCGCCAGTTCCTGGCGCGCGGCGTCGCCGGCACGGCGGCGATCGTCGGCGCGGCGGCGGTCGGCGGGCTCGGGGTCGCGCGTCCGTACCGGCGCTGGCGGCAGCCGATCGAGGAGATCTTCCGCCCCGAGGTCGAGAAGACGGCGCCGCGCGTGCTGCCGGCGTGGCAGGGGGCGCGCGTCCGCGCCTATCGCCCGCTCGGTCGGACCGGCGCGACCGTCTCGGACATCGCGCTCGGCACCGGCGCGATCGAGGGCGAGAACGGCGAGGCGATCGCGCGCGACGCGATCGAGCGCGGGGTCACCTACTTCGACACCGCGCCCGACTATTCGGGCGCCGGATCCGAGGAGGCGATGGGCCGCGCCATGAAGGGCCATCGCGACCGCATGTTCGTCGCCACCAAGTTCTGCACCCCGGACGGCCACCTCCCCGCCGGCAGCCCGGTGTCGGCGTACATGGAGGCGATCGAGGGCAGCCTGCGGCGCCTGCAGACCGACCACGTCGACCTCGTCCACATCCATGCCTGCGACGAGGTCGAGCGCCTGCTCGACCCCAACGCCCACGAGGCCTTCGACCGCCTGAAGGAACAGGGCAAGGTCCGCTTCCTCGGCGTCTCGACCCATACCCCCGACCTCGAGAAGGTGGCGCGGGCGGCGCTGGCGTCGCAGCGCTTCGACGTCATGATGCTCGCCTATCATCACGGCATCTGGGCCAACCTCGACGCGATCATCCACGACGCGGCGGCGCAGGGCGTGGGCATCGTGGCGATGAAGACCCTGAAGGGCGCGCGGCACCAGAACCTCGCCGCGTTCCGCGCCGACGCCGCCTCGTACGCCCAGGCGGCGTTCCGCTGGGTGCTCTCCAACCCCGACGTCAGTTGCCTCGTCGTGTCCTTCTTCAAGCCCGAGCACGTCGACGAATACCTCTACGCGTCGGGCGGCCGGCTCGACGGGCACGACCTCGCCGTCCTCGGCCGCTACGACCAGCGGATCGCCGGCACCTACTGCCACCCGCACTGCGGCCAGTGCCTCGACGCCTGTCCCGAGCGGATCGCGATCAACGACGTGCTGCGCTACCGCATGTACTTCGAAGACTACGGACGCGAGAAGGAGGGCATGCGCCGCTATGCCGCCCTCGCCCGTCAGGCCGACCGCTGCGTCACCTGCCCCGCCCCGTGCGAAGCGCGCTGCCCGGTCGAGATCCCGATCCGCGCCCGCCTGCTCGAAGCGGATCGCCTGCTGCGCCTGACGTAG
- a CDS encoding polysaccharide deacetylase family protein has protein sequence MGWAGTLRHGLHVWTWVEQARFRGPRDGDAVAITIDDGPCLEHSLALVTLLNRRGARASFFWLSDRARALRAASPEYFQALRDGIREGGHEVGVHAPDDYQPTLATRLLGKLTYGELSTAKQVLEELVDSRVRLYRPHYVQLGPEVVHATALGLATVFGNVGRYFIDPLAPAARQIERLSQAPAGTILVFHESATMRRPGSRILEVLPDVLERLRARGLRAERASAVLGLA, from the coding sequence ATGGGGTGGGCCGGGACGCTGCGGCACGGGTTGCACGTGTGGACGTGGGTCGAGCAGGCGCGCTTTCGCGGGCCGCGCGACGGCGACGCCGTGGCCATCACCATCGACGACGGCCCCTGCCTGGAACACTCGCTGGCGTTGGTCACCCTGCTCAACCGCCGCGGCGCCCGCGCCTCGTTCTTCTGGCTCTCCGACCGGGCGCGCGCCCTCCGGGCCGCATCGCCGGAGTATTTCCAGGCGCTGCGGGACGGCATCCGCGAGGGCGGGCACGAGGTGGGCGTGCACGCGCCCGACGACTACCAGCCGACGCTGGCGACGCGCCTGCTCGGCAAACTGACCTACGGGGAGCTGTCGACCGCGAAGCAGGTGCTGGAAGAGCTGGTCGACTCCCGCGTGCGCCTGTACCGGCCGCATTACGTCCAGCTCGGGCCCGAGGTCGTCCATGCCACGGCGCTCGGCCTCGCCACCGTGTTCGGCAACGTCGGGCGCTATTTCATCGACCCGCTGGCGCCGGCGGCGCGCCAGATCGAGCGCCTGTCGCAGGCGCCCGCCGGGACCATCCTGGTGTTCCACGAGAGCGCGACGATGCGTCGCCCCGGCAGCCGCATCCTCGAGGTGTTGCCCGATGTCCTGGAGCGACTGCGGGCGCGCGGCCTGCGCGCCGAGCGCGCCTCCGCCGTGCTCGGGCTCGCCTGA
- a CDS encoding sigma-54-dependent Fis family transcriptional regulator: MSGEATGARGSILIAEDEEGVRDSLSQVLAEEGYDVVAVPDGSAAIAALGAREFDVILSDLRMPGADGLTLLRHAHEVAPQTLVLLMTAHATVDSAVDALRAGAQDYLLKPVLFDEVLHKVQSLIEHKQVAWERQYLRAQVDRQVDVEHLVGQSPAMREVMQLIKRVAPAPSTVLITGESGVGKEVVARAIHHFSDRRDAIFLPVNCGAIPETLLESQLFGHLRGSFTGAVGNQEGLFQHARRGTIFLDEIGDLPIGLQVKLLRVIESKEVLSIGSTTPARVDVRIIAATNRDLRREVEGGRFRDDLYYRLNVFGIEIPPLRERREDIPPLVDHFIRLHNRELKKQFKGADAATLKLFMTLPWKGNVRELDNVIEHAMIVSDGEWITTADLPRGLRSVSDIPAPAGDNLREALRAYERAHILAVLARLDHDKRRAAERLGVSLSSLYRKLEELGIPLSPGEVQRV, translated from the coding sequence ATGAGCGGTGAGGCGACGGGGGCGCGCGGCAGCATCCTGATAGCCGAAGACGAGGAGGGCGTCCGCGACAGCCTGTCGCAGGTGCTGGCCGAGGAAGGCTACGACGTCGTCGCCGTGCCCGACGGCAGCGCCGCGATCGCGGCGCTCGGCGCGCGCGAGTTCGACGTCATCCTCTCCGACCTGCGGATGCCCGGGGCGGACGGCCTGACCCTGCTGCGACACGCGCACGAGGTGGCGCCGCAGACGCTGGTGCTGCTGATGACGGCGCACGCGACGGTGGACAGCGCCGTCGACGCGTTGCGCGCCGGGGCGCAGGATTATCTCCTGAAGCCGGTGCTATTCGACGAGGTGCTGCACAAGGTGCAGTCGCTGATCGAGCACAAACAGGTGGCCTGGGAGCGGCAGTACCTGCGGGCGCAGGTCGACCGGCAGGTCGACGTCGAGCACCTGGTCGGCCAGTCGCCGGCGATGCGCGAGGTCATGCAGCTCATCAAGCGCGTCGCGCCGGCGCCCAGCACGGTGCTGATCACCGGCGAGAGCGGCGTCGGCAAGGAGGTGGTGGCGCGCGCCATCCACCATTTCAGCGACCGCCGCGACGCGATCTTCCTGCCGGTGAACTGCGGCGCCATCCCGGAGACCCTGCTCGAGAGCCAGCTCTTCGGCCACCTGCGCGGCTCCTTCACCGGCGCCGTCGGCAACCAGGAGGGCCTGTTCCAGCACGCCCGCCGCGGCACCATCTTCCTCGACGAGATCGGCGACCTGCCCATCGGGCTGCAGGTGAAGCTGCTGCGGGTGATCGAGAGCAAGGAGGTGCTGTCGATCGGCTCGACGACGCCGGCCCGGGTCGACGTCCGCATCATCGCCGCCACCAACCGCGACCTGCGGCGCGAGGTCGAGGGCGGCCGCTTCCGCGACGACCTCTACTACCGGCTCAACGTCTTCGGCATCGAGATCCCGCCGCTGCGCGAGCGGCGCGAGGACATTCCGCCGCTGGTCGACCACTTCATCCGCCTGCACAACCGCGAGCTGAAGAAGCAGTTCAAGGGCGCCGACGCCGCGACCCTGAAGCTGTTCATGACCCTGCCGTGGAAGGGCAACGTGCGCGAGCTCGACAACGTCATCGAGCACGCCATGATCGTCAGCGACGGCGAGTGGATCACCACCGCCGACCTGCCGCGCGGCCTGCGCAGCGTCAGCGACATCCCGGCGCCGGCGGGCGACAACCTGCGCGAGGCGCTGCGCGCCTACGAGCGCGCCCACATTCTCGCCGTGCTGGCGCGGCTCGATCACGACAAGCGCCGCGCCGCCGAGCGACTCGGCGTGTCGCTGTCCTCGCTCTACCGCAAGCTCGAGGAGCTCGGCATCCCGCTCTCCCCGGGCGAGGTGCAGCGGGTCTGA
- a CDS encoding sulfotransferase: MCAVVVSEAVRARLRYVRARGDEDLTRFPDFLILGPQRTGTTWLHAHLRFHPQIFLSEPKELYFFSSLERRDAKRFVSDQLDYYLRFFRDPLWRVAAKNAICLRRHGELYRPIVRGEATASYAAMAPAVIDDLVALKPDIRAILMIRHPVDRAWSHAKKDLVRNRKRRFEDVSADEFRRFFADPYQRHCARYAELADVWGSRLQPGHLFVGIFDQIASRPEAMLLDVMRFLGVRADRRYIDPDAKNPVNPTATTRIPADHKQYLEALFADDLRAARERFGVDWR; this comes from the coding sequence ATGTGCGCCGTCGTGGTGAGCGAGGCGGTGCGAGCGCGTCTGCGCTACGTGCGGGCGCGGGGAGACGAGGATCTCACGCGTTTCCCGGATTTTCTCATCCTCGGGCCGCAACGCACCGGCACCACCTGGTTGCATGCGCATCTGCGCTTCCATCCGCAGATCTTCCTGTCCGAGCCCAAGGAGCTCTACTTCTTCTCCAGCCTCGAGCGTCGCGATGCGAAGCGCTTCGTCTCCGACCAGCTCGACTACTACCTGCGCTTCTTCCGCGACCCGCTGTGGCGCGTCGCCGCCAAGAACGCCATCTGCCTGCGCCGGCACGGCGAGCTCTACCGGCCGATCGTTCGCGGCGAGGCGACGGCCAGCTACGCGGCGATGGCCCCGGCGGTCATCGACGACCTCGTCGCCCTCAAGCCGGACATCCGCGCCATCCTGATGATCCGACACCCCGTCGATCGCGCCTGGTCGCACGCCAAGAAGGACCTGGTGCGCAACCGCAAGCGTCGGTTCGAGGACGTCTCCGCCGACGAATTCCGCCGCTTCTTCGCCGATCCCTACCAGCGGCACTGCGCCCGCTACGCCGAGCTGGCGGATGTCTGGGGATCGCGCCTGCAGCCGGGGCACCTGTTCGTCGGCATCTTCGACCAGATCGCCTCCCGTCCCGAGGCGATGCTGCTCGACGTCATGCGCTTCCTCGGCGTCCGCGCCGACCGCCGCTACATCGACCCGGACGCCAAGAACCCGGTGAACCCGACCGCCACCACCCGCATCCCCGCCGACCACAAGCAGTACCTGGAGGCGCTGTTCGCCGACGACCTGCGGGCGGCGCGCGAGCGCTTCGGCGTCGACTGGCGGTGA
- a CDS encoding acyl-CoA dehydrogenase family protein, whose product MYDGADYYQIEELLEPEERLARDTARQFVRNEYLPVVTRHFRDGTFPVELSRRVGELGFYGANLPTEHGCAGLNNVAYGLINQELEAGDSGLRSFVSVQSGLVMYPIHAFGSEAQKRHWLPRLARGEAIGCFGLTEPDFGSNPSGMLTRAVPVDGGYRISGTKRWITNGSIADVALVWAKVADGDRDVVRGFLVEKGTAGFTAGDMHGKFSLRASITSELHLEDCVVPAEAMLPGVQGMRGPLSCLTQARYGISWGAVGAAIACYECARDYARARIMFSRPIAGYQLVQAKLVDMITEITKAQLLCLRLGRLKDAGRMRPEQVSLAKMNNVSQSLRIARLARDILGANGITDEYPIIRHMLNLETVNTYEGTEDVHRLIIGKDITGWDAFGQ is encoded by the coding sequence ATGTACGACGGCGCGGACTACTACCAGATCGAGGAGCTGCTGGAGCCGGAGGAGCGGTTGGCGCGCGACACGGCGCGGCAGTTCGTGCGCAACGAATATCTGCCGGTGGTGACGCGGCACTTCCGCGACGGGACGTTTCCGGTCGAGCTGTCGCGGCGGGTCGGCGAGCTGGGGTTCTACGGCGCCAATCTGCCGACCGAGCACGGCTGCGCCGGGCTGAACAACGTCGCCTACGGCCTCATCAATCAGGAGCTCGAGGCCGGCGACTCCGGCCTGCGCTCGTTCGTCAGCGTGCAGTCCGGCCTCGTCATGTACCCGATCCACGCCTTCGGCTCCGAGGCGCAGAAGCGGCACTGGCTGCCGCGCCTGGCGCGCGGCGAGGCGATCGGCTGCTTCGGGCTCACCGAGCCCGACTTCGGCTCCAACCCCTCCGGCATGCTGACGCGCGCCGTGCCGGTGGACGGCGGCTACCGGATCAGCGGCACCAAGCGGTGGATCACCAACGGCTCGATCGCCGACGTCGCGCTGGTGTGGGCCAAGGTCGCCGACGGCGACCGCGACGTCGTCCGCGGCTTCCTAGTGGAGAAGGGGACGGCCGGCTTCACCGCCGGCGACATGCACGGCAAGTTCAGCCTGCGCGCCTCGATCACCTCCGAGCTCCACCTCGAGGACTGCGTCGTTCCCGCCGAGGCGATGCTGCCCGGCGTGCAGGGGATGCGCGGCCCGCTCTCCTGCCTGACGCAGGCGCGCTACGGCATCAGTTGGGGCGCCGTCGGCGCCGCCATCGCCTGCTACGAGTGCGCGCGCGACTACGCGCGCGCGCGCATCATGTTCAGCCGCCCGATCGCCGGCTACCAGTTGGTGCAGGCGAAGCTGGTCGACATGATCACCGAGATCACCAAGGCGCAGCTCCTCTGCCTGCGCCTCGGACGCCTCAAGGACGCCGGCCGCATGCGCCCCGAGCAGGTCAGCCTGGCGAAGATGAACAACGTCTCACAGTCGCTGCGCATCGCCCGACTGGCGCGCGACATCCTCGGCGCCAACGGCATCACCGACGAGTATCCGATCATACGGCACATGCTGAATCTCGAGACGGTGAACACCTACGAGGGCACCGAGGACGTGCATCGCCTGATCATCGGCAAGGACATCACCGGCTGGGACGCCTTCGGACAGTAG
- a CDS encoding peptidyl-prolyl cis-trans isomerase translates to MAVVDVVRSVVRGATRSRWVMLALAAVAGAAVIVAAQVAMRFVLPHRPSTVLAVVDGQPISVERLRAEVALRGGEEAFATPAQRRALLDEIIRVEVLASNARKEGYADRPDVRRTMDQLLADRYAHDAIDQPLAGLTVTDAEIDAYYRAHPAEFTVPRSARVALIAVRAPADVTAEQRETLRQRAQQARTLALAQPQGVDFGDLADEYSDDPTTRERGGEVGWITDGGDHPHLEPAVLAAIFGPKGEEDLPPVIETPSGFYVVRLIEQRPGATRPLGEMRDAIRQQLIRQARADRAAKLYAAALAKVPVNVSEAAVAAMEAAQESAVGLSAAAPPPKGG, encoded by the coding sequence ATGGCGGTCGTGGATGTCGTGCGTTCCGTGGTTCGCGGCGCGACCCGTTCGCGCTGGGTGATGCTGGCGCTCGCGGCCGTCGCCGGCGCGGCGGTCATCGTGGCGGCGCAGGTGGCGATGCGCTTCGTGCTGCCGCACCGGCCGAGCACGGTGCTCGCGGTGGTGGACGGGCAACCGATCAGCGTCGAGCGCCTGCGCGCCGAAGTGGCCCTGCGCGGCGGCGAAGAGGCGTTCGCGACGCCGGCGCAGCGGCGGGCGCTGCTCGACGAGATCATCCGCGTCGAGGTGCTGGCGAGCAATGCGCGCAAGGAGGGCTACGCCGATCGGCCGGACGTGCGCCGGACGATGGACCAACTGCTCGCCGACCGCTACGCGCACGACGCGATCGACCAGCCGCTCGCCGGCCTGACGGTGACCGACGCCGAGATCGACGCCTACTACCGCGCCCATCCGGCGGAGTTCACCGTGCCGCGCTCGGCGCGGGTGGCGCTGATCGCCGTGCGGGCGCCGGCCGACGTCACCGCCGAGCAGCGCGAGACGCTGCGCCAACGGGCGCAGCAGGCGCGCACCCTGGCGCTGGCGCAGCCGCAGGGCGTCGACTTCGGCGACCTGGCCGACGAATACTCCGACGATCCCACGACCCGCGAGCGCGGCGGCGAGGTCGGCTGGATCACCGACGGCGGCGACCATCCGCACCTCGAGCCGGCGGTGCTGGCGGCGATCTTCGGACCGAAGGGCGAGGAGGACCTGCCGCCGGTGATCGAGACGCCGAGCGGGTTCTACGTCGTCAGGCTCATCGAGCAGCGGCCGGGCGCCACCCGGCCGCTGGGCGAGATGCGCGACGCGATCCGCCAGCAGCTCATCCGCCAGGCGCGCGCCGACCGCGCCGCCAAGCTCTACGCGGCCGCCCTCGCCAAGGTGCCGGTCAACGTGAGCGAAGCGGCGGTGGCGGCGATGGAGGCGGCGCAGGAGAGCGCGGTGGGGCTGTCGGCGGCGGCGCCGCCGCCCAAGGGCGGCTGA
- a CDS encoding CBS domain-containing protein produces MGDRAQRVSDVMTTEVVTLDAGDHLDLASDIMTLGRIRHMPVVRDGKLVGILSQRDLFRGAVSSALQFRPAAEREWLAKIRVAEVMTADVVTAEADWPVRHAVEVMLEGRFGCLPVVDAEDRLVGLLSESDCLRLLASYLAEGA; encoded by the coding sequence ATGGGCGACCGAGCGCAGCGAGTCAGCGACGTGATGACCACGGAGGTGGTGACCCTCGATGCCGGGGATCACCTCGATCTGGCCAGCGACATCATGACCCTGGGCCGCATCCGCCACATGCCGGTGGTGCGCGACGGCAAGCTGGTCGGCATCCTGTCGCAGCGCGATCTGTTCCGCGGCGCGGTCTCGTCGGCCCTGCAGTTCCGGCCCGCCGCGGAGCGGGAGTGGCTGGCCAAGATCCGGGTCGCCGAGGTGATGACCGCTGACGTCGTCACCGCCGAGGCCGACTGGCCGGTGCGACACGCCGTCGAGGTGATGCTGGAAGGGCGCTTCGGCTGTCTGCCGGTGGTCGACGCCGAGGACCGGCTGGTCGGCCTGCTGAGCGAATCGGACTGCCTGCGGCTGCTGGCGAGCTACCTCGCGGAGGGAGCATGA
- a CDS encoding tetratricopeptide repeat protein, translated as MSARPQPPPPSGRSAAWPLLPLAVAVVVFACFAPALGHDFVVWDDELNFTLNAYYRGLSWAHLRWMATTFHMGHYQPLTWVTLGLDYLLWGMDARGYHLTNVLLHTANAVLFYWICLRLLRLAHGSRGAPAPDGARLRWTAAAAALFFAIHPLRVESVAWVSERRDVLSGLFYLSAILAYLRMQAAPRPSPVRRRWHAASVGLLVLSLSAKAWGMTLPVVLLALDAYPLRRPAPGETRAALLAEKLPWLAAAAIAAVLAFLAQRQGAEMLSLEQHGIAARAAQAAWGLCFYLGKTLLPIQLSPVYPLDPHLDAARPAYLAAAAVVLAITAAAIAGWRRWPWLAVSWLCFAAVVSPVLGVAQTGPQAAADRYTYLSCLPFALLAAAALGRLAERQARLAAAAAMAALIVLAALTARQVRIWSDSIALWNHALALDAENAIAHVNRGTAWEAKGDLDRAAADYAAAIDRDPRYADAYFGRGNVQRTRGDLDGAFADYDAFVRLRPHDPKGYANRGGVRHLQGDLEGAAADYRRALDLAPWDWAFRDTVTGNLAQLGGH; from the coding sequence GTGTCCGCACGCCCGCAACCGCCGCCGCCTTCCGGTCGATCCGCGGCCTGGCCGCTCCTTCCCCTCGCCGTCGCGGTCGTCGTCTTCGCCTGCTTCGCGCCGGCGCTCGGCCACGACTTCGTGGTCTGGGACGACGAGCTCAACTTCACCCTGAACGCCTACTACCGCGGGCTCTCCTGGGCGCACCTGCGCTGGATGGCGACCACCTTCCACATGGGGCACTACCAGCCGCTGACCTGGGTGACGCTCGGCCTCGACTATCTCCTCTGGGGCATGGACGCGCGCGGCTACCATCTGACCAACGTCCTGCTGCACACGGCGAATGCCGTCCTCTTCTACTGGATCTGCCTGCGCCTGCTGCGGCTGGCGCACGGCTCGCGCGGCGCGCCCGCGCCGGACGGGGCGCGGCTGCGCTGGACGGCGGCGGCGGCGGCGCTGTTCTTCGCCATCCACCCCCTGCGCGTCGAGTCGGTGGCATGGGTGTCGGAGCGGCGCGACGTGCTCTCGGGTCTCTTCTACCTGAGCGCGATTCTCGCCTACCTGCGCATGCAGGCGGCACCGCGGCCGTCGCCGGTGCGCCGGCGCTGGCACGCGGCGTCGGTGGGCCTGCTCGTCCTCTCGCTCAGCGCCAAGGCGTGGGGCATGACGCTGCCCGTGGTGCTGCTCGCGCTCGATGCGTATCCGCTGCGGCGGCCGGCGCCCGGCGAGACGCGCGCCGCGCTGCTGGCCGAGAAGCTGCCCTGGCTCGCCGCCGCCGCCATCGCCGCCGTGCTCGCCTTCCTGGCGCAGCGCCAGGGCGCGGAGATGCTCAGTCTCGAGCAGCACGGCATCGCGGCGCGCGCGGCGCAGGCCGCGTGGGGCCTCTGCTTCTACCTCGGCAAGACGCTGCTGCCGATCCAGCTCTCACCCGTCTATCCCCTCGATCCGCACCTCGACGCCGCGCGCCCGGCGTACCTCGCCGCGGCGGCCGTCGTCCTGGCGATCACCGCCGCCGCCATCGCCGGCTGGCGGCGCTGGCCGTGGCTCGCGGTGAGCTGGTTGTGCTTCGCGGCGGTCGTGTCCCCGGTGCTCGGCGTGGCGCAGACCGGACCGCAGGCGGCGGCCGATCGCTACACCTATCTCTCCTGCCTGCCGTTCGCGCTGCTCGCCGCGGCCGCGCTGGGCCGCCTCGCGGAGCGGCAGGCGCGGCTGGCGGCCGCGGCGGCGATGGCGGCCCTGATCGTTCTCGCCGCGCTCACCGCGCGCCAGGTGCGGATCTGGAGCGACTCGATCGCGCTGTGGAACCACGCCCTCGCGCTCGATGCCGAGAACGCGATCGCCCACGTCAACCGCGGCACCGCCTGGGAGGCGAAGGGCGATCTCGATCGCGCCGCCGCCGACTACGCCGCGGCCATCGACCGCGATCCGCGCTATGCCGACGCCTACTTCGGCCGCGGCAACGTGCAGCGGACGCGCGGCGACCTCGACGGCGCGTTCGCCGATTACGACGCCTTCGTGCGCCTGCGTCCCCACGATCCCAAGGGCTACGCCAATCGCGGCGGCGTTCGCCATCTCCAGGGCGACCTCGAGGGCGCCGCCGCGGACTATCGGCGCGCCCTCGACCTGGCGCCGTGGGACTGGGCCTTTCGCGACACGGTGACCGGCAATCTGGCGCAGCTCGGCGGCCACTGA